One region of Mycobacterium riyadhense genomic DNA includes:
- a CDS encoding alpha-keto acid decarboxylase family protein — protein MSDPTSPPTEVAVYTVGDYLLDRLAELGVTEIFGVPGDYNLAFLDHIVGHPAIRWVGNANELNAGYAADGYGRLRGMSAVVTTFGVGELSATNAIAGSYAEHVPVVHIVGGPTKDAQGTRRALHHSLGDGDFEHFVRISREITCAQANLMPATACREIDRVLSEVREQKRPGYILLSTDVARFPTEPPAAPLPRYSGGTSPRALSLFTEAAAKLIGEHQLTVLADLLVHRLQAITELEALLAADVVPHATLMWGKSLLDENSPNFIGIYAGAASSQRVRTAIEQAPVLVTAGVVFTDMVSGFFSQRISPARTIDIGQYQSSVGDEVFAPLEMGAALAALTGILVRRGITSPPVTSPPAEPSPPTPARDEPLTQQMVWDRLCEALTPGNVVLADQGTSFYGMADHRLPHGVTFIGQPLWGSIGYTLPAALGAGLAHPDRRTVLLIGDGAAQLTVQELGSFSREGLCPVIVVVNNDGYTVERAIHGKTAPYNDIVGWRWTEIPNALGVAKHLAFRAQTYGELDDAFTAAAQHKDCMVLVEVVLPRLEIPRLLGQLVGSMSPPGA, from the coding sequence GTGAGCGATCCCACGAGCCCCCCAACCGAAGTGGCCGTCTACACCGTCGGTGACTATCTTCTCGACCGTCTCGCCGAGCTCGGCGTTACGGAGATCTTCGGTGTTCCCGGCGACTACAACCTGGCTTTCCTCGACCACATCGTCGGCCACCCGGCCATCCGCTGGGTGGGTAACGCCAACGAGCTCAACGCCGGCTACGCCGCCGACGGGTACGGACGCTTACGCGGAATGTCCGCTGTGGTAACAACATTCGGGGTCGGCGAACTTTCGGCGACCAACGCGATCGCGGGAAGCTACGCCGAGCACGTGCCGGTGGTGCACATCGTCGGCGGCCCAACCAAAGACGCCCAGGGCACCCGCCGGGCACTGCACCATTCGCTCGGGGACGGCGATTTCGAGCACTTCGTCCGGATAAGCCGCGAAATCACCTGTGCCCAAGCCAATCTCATGCCGGCAACGGCGTGCAGAGAGATCGACCGGGTGCTGTCCGAGGTGCGGGAGCAGAAACGGCCAGGCTACATCTTGCTGTCTACCGACGTGGCGCGCTTTCCCACCGAGCCGCCCGCGGCGCCGCTCCCCCGCTACAGCGGCGGCACTAGCCCGCGCGCGCTATCCCTGTTCACCGAGGCCGCTGCCAAACTGATCGGCGAGCACCAATTGACCGTGCTAGCCGACTTGCTGGTTCATCGCCTGCAGGCGATCACTGAGCTGGAGGCGTTGCTGGCGGCCGACGTGGTGCCGCACGCCACGCTGATGTGGGGAAAGAGCCTGCTCGACGAGAATTCACCCAACTTTATTGGCATCTACGCCGGAGCGGCCAGCTCCCAGCGGGTGCGCACCGCGATCGAGCAGGCGCCGGTGCTCGTGACGGCCGGGGTGGTGTTCACCGATATGGTCAGCGGCTTCTTCAGCCAGCGGATCAGCCCAGCCCGCACGATCGATATTGGGCAATACCAAAGCAGCGTGGGTGACGAGGTGTTTGCGCCGCTCGAGATGGGCGCGGCGCTTGCTGCGCTGACCGGGATCCTGGTCCGGCGCGGGATAACGTCACCACCGGTGACGTCGCCGCCGGCCGAACCATCGCCGCCAACCCCGGCGCGCGACGAGCCGCTCACCCAGCAGATGGTGTGGGACCGGCTTTGCGAAGCGCTCACGCCGGGAAACGTGGTCCTGGCCGACCAGGGGACGTCGTTCTACGGGATGGCCGACCACCGATTGCCCCACGGAGTCACCTTCATTGGCCAACCACTATGGGGCTCAATCGGTTACACGCTACCCGCCGCACTCGGAGCAGGACTGGCGCATCCGGACCGCAGGACGGTCTTACTGATTGGCGACGGAGCCGCGCAACTGACCGTCCAGGAACTCGGCAGCTTTTCCCGGGAAGGGCTCTGCCCCGTGATCGTGGTGGTCAACAACGACGGCTACACCGTCGAACGGGCGATTCACGGAAAGACGGCCCCCTACAACGACATTGTCGGATGGAGGTGGACCGAGATACCCAACGCGCTGGGGGTGGCCAAGCACCTCGCGTTCCGGGCGCAAACGTATGGCGAACTCGACGACGCATTCACCGCGGCTGCGCAGCATAAGGATTGCATGGTGCTGGTCGAAGTGGTGTTGCCACGGCTCGAGATCCCGCGACTGCTCGGCCAACTCGTTGGATCCATGTCGCCGCCGGGGGCCTAG
- a CDS encoding fatty-acid--CoA ligase, whose amino-acid sequence MTDGDIHSMVIASDYRIPDPSRVWPILERNRSALADIGAHHVLVYASTHDHGRVLVMIGVHSREPIVKLLRSRVFIDWFDAVGVEDIPAVFAGEIIDRFIAAPRTTSAVPGVVVAAFASVDDVLNLTAEVRRAIDRFTAAGIRKTWVFQAFDDAHEVLILQEFPDEEGAREWIDHPDAAAQWMSGAGVGAYPPLFVGRFLNMMRIE is encoded by the coding sequence GTGACCGACGGCGACATTCATTCGATGGTGATCGCGTCGGACTATCGGATTCCGGACCCGAGCCGGGTATGGCCGATACTCGAGCGCAATAGGTCGGCTCTCGCCGACATTGGTGCCCACCACGTTCTTGTCTATGCCTCAACGCATGACCACGGCCGCGTTCTGGTGATGATCGGGGTGCACAGTCGTGAGCCGATTGTGAAGTTGCTCCGCTCGCGGGTTTTCATCGACTGGTTCGATGCCGTTGGTGTTGAGGATATTCCAGCGGTCTTCGCCGGCGAGATCATCGATAGGTTCATCGCCGCGCCGCGGACCACTTCGGCCGTTCCTGGAGTCGTGGTGGCCGCCTTCGCCTCGGTCGACGACGTGTTGAACCTTACCGCCGAGGTCCGACGTGCGATTGACCGGTTCACCGCCGCCGGCATCCGGAAGACTTGGGTATTCCAGGCTTTCGACGATGCGCACGAAGTTCTGATCTTGCAGGAATTTCCTGATGAGGAGGGCGCTCGGGAGTGGATCGACCATCCCGACGCCGCGGCCCAATGGATGAGCGGGGCGGGAGTGGGGGCCTACCCGCCGCTATTCGTCGGCCGGTTCCTCAACATGATGAGGATCGAATAA
- a CDS encoding FadD3 family acyl-CoA ligase, whose protein sequence is MQSAQRDEEEPANRIWETIPEMVLSAADRFGDAEAVVDGGLRLTFVEVVERMRCAAGAFASIGIDKGDRVAIWAPNSAEWIVAAFGLLTAGGVLVPVNTRFKTEEADDIIVRSGAKAVLVQKGFLSQDYIAPAGTPVIDLKSAFLSGGSPFERAVSGSDISDIIFTSGTTGRPKGAMMNHHQTLRMYDEWATLADLREGDRYLQINPYFHTFGLKAGLIASFVRGATMLPIAVFDLDRVVDLVERERITMLPGPPTLYHSLLTVRDKSKLSTLRAGVTGAADIAVELVRRIHDELPFQTLMTGYGLTEAGNVTLSRPGDSLEDVATTAGLPCEGVEVRIADDREVLVRGYSVMQGYLDDPVATAEAIDDEGWLHTGDLGSLDAAGRLRINGRKKDMFIVGGFNAYPAEIEGFLMEHPAVAQVAVIGVPDERLGQVGKAFVVPKSPVSEDDLIDWCRRRMAGFKAPRSVEFLDDLPLNATGKVMKDRLR, encoded by the coding sequence ATGCAGAGCGCGCAGCGCGATGAGGAGGAGCCGGCCAATCGGATATGGGAGACCATCCCCGAGATGGTCTTGAGCGCGGCGGACCGCTTCGGTGACGCGGAGGCGGTTGTCGACGGTGGGCTGCGCCTCACGTTCGTCGAGGTCGTCGAGCGAATGCGTTGTGCCGCAGGCGCGTTCGCGTCGATCGGTATCGACAAGGGTGACCGGGTCGCCATCTGGGCGCCAAACTCAGCCGAGTGGATCGTCGCAGCGTTCGGGTTGCTCACCGCGGGCGGCGTGCTGGTGCCGGTCAACACCCGGTTCAAGACGGAAGAAGCGGACGACATCATCGTCCGCAGCGGGGCGAAGGCCGTATTGGTGCAGAAAGGATTTCTGAGCCAGGACTACATTGCGCCCGCGGGGACACCGGTCATCGATCTGAAATCTGCCTTCCTCTCCGGAGGTTCGCCGTTCGAGCGGGCCGTGAGCGGTAGCGACATCTCGGACATCATCTTCACCTCCGGCACTACCGGCCGCCCAAAGGGCGCGATGATGAATCATCACCAAACGCTGCGGATGTACGACGAGTGGGCGACACTGGCGGATCTGCGCGAGGGCGACCGCTACCTGCAGATCAACCCGTACTTCCACACGTTCGGCTTGAAAGCCGGGCTCATCGCGTCCTTCGTGCGCGGCGCGACGATGCTGCCGATCGCGGTCTTCGACCTCGATCGGGTAGTGGATCTCGTTGAACGCGAACGCATCACGATGCTGCCCGGCCCGCCAACGCTGTACCACTCGTTGCTGACAGTCCGCGACAAGTCCAAGCTGTCGACCTTGCGGGCCGGCGTGACCGGCGCCGCCGACATCGCCGTCGAACTGGTCCGTCGCATACATGACGAGCTGCCGTTCCAGACGTTGATGACCGGCTACGGGCTCACCGAGGCCGGCAACGTCACCCTGTCTAGGCCGGGCGATTCCTTAGAGGACGTGGCCACCACCGCCGGCCTGCCCTGCGAAGGGGTTGAAGTGCGCATCGCGGATGACCGGGAGGTGCTGGTCCGCGGGTACAGTGTCATGCAAGGTTATCTCGACGATCCAGTTGCCACCGCGGAGGCGATCGATGACGAGGGATGGTTGCACACCGGCGATCTGGGCAGCCTGGACGCGGCCGGTCGACTGCGAATCAACGGACGCAAGAAGGACATGTTCATCGTAGGCGGGTTCAACGCCTACCCCGCGGAGATCGAGGGCTTCCTGATGGAGCACCCCGCGGTTGCCCAAGTTGCCGTGATCGGAGTTCCCGACGAGCGTCTTGGCCAGGTGGGCAAAGCCTTCGTGGTGCCGAAATCGCCGGTGTCCGAAGATGACTTGATTGATTGGTGCCGTCGGCGGATGGCGGGCTTCAAGGCGCCGCGGTCGGTCGAGTTCCTCGACGACTTGCCGCTCAATGCCACCGGGAAAGTGATGAAGGACCGATTGCGGTGA